The Vescimonas coprocola genome includes a window with the following:
- a CDS encoding MATE family efflux transporter gives MLQCLKREPGFYRYLWGLTGPIALQNLITFTLGLMDTLMVSWLGNTQMAAVTTANVPVFLLISIVFGVQSGLSILVSQYWGKRDMEHISRAIGVAAMLGTGLTVVLAAVLYLWPVEIMDLLSNNHELSVLGAPYLKLIGISYVFNMLSSLYVSARRSAEDAGFGMKLFAMSTVLNTGLNYLLIFGKCGLPALGIQGAAVATLLARITEFAVCSFCAVRSRLLPIQWRAFFRPGWEMLRRFVKYSSPVVLNETAWGLGNSMLTVILGYTDNSVEMLAANAVMGNLNRLFLVVCFGLGAATAVIIGKSIGEGRSHQEVMDLSRTLLVFTALVGAGLTALSLLLVPTLFVPVVFPLFKLYGESAAIATALAVTGFLSIPLHAYSISAVTGVLRAGGDVFWSTLLDVGPQWCMALPLTALLALVLKADYWWIAAAIQSESLLKVPLCALRIRTGQWIHDVTVRKERGQ, from the coding sequence ATGCTGCAATGTCTGAAACGTGAACCGGGCTTTTACCGGTATCTGTGGGGTCTGACCGGCCCCATCGCCCTGCAAAACCTTATCACCTTTACACTGGGCCTGATGGACACGCTGATGGTCAGCTGGCTGGGCAACACCCAGATGGCCGCCGTCACCACCGCCAACGTGCCGGTGTTCCTGCTGATCTCCATCGTGTTCGGCGTGCAGAGCGGCCTGAGCATTTTGGTGAGCCAGTACTGGGGCAAGCGGGATATGGAGCACATCAGCCGTGCCATCGGCGTGGCGGCCATGCTGGGTACCGGCCTGACGGTGGTGCTGGCGGCGGTGCTGTACCTGTGGCCGGTGGAGATCATGGATCTGCTGTCCAATAACCATGAGTTGTCGGTGCTGGGTGCGCCGTATCTGAAGCTCATCGGCATCTCCTATGTGTTCAATATGCTCTCGTCCCTGTATGTCAGCGCCCGGCGCAGCGCCGAGGACGCCGGCTTCGGCATGAAGCTGTTTGCCATGTCCACGGTGCTGAACACGGGGCTGAACTACCTGCTGATCTTCGGCAAGTGCGGCCTGCCTGCGCTGGGCATTCAGGGTGCCGCCGTGGCCACCCTGTTGGCCCGCATCACAGAGTTCGCCGTGTGCAGCTTCTGTGCCGTCCGCAGCAGGCTCCTGCCCATCCAGTGGCGGGCCTTCTTCCGCCCCGGCTGGGAGATGCTCCGGCGGTTCGTGAAGTACTCCTCCCCTGTGGTCCTCAATGAGACGGCATGGGGCCTCGGCAACAGTATGCTGACGGTGATCTTGGGCTACACCGACAACTCCGTAGAGATGCTGGCAGCCAACGCCGTGATGGGCAACCTCAACCGCCTGTTCCTGGTGGTGTGCTTCGGTCTGGGTGCCGCCACCGCCGTGATAATCGGCAAATCCATCGGTGAGGGCCGCAGCCATCAGGAGGTCATGGACCTGAGCCGGACACTGTTGGTGTTCACGGCGCTGGTGGGTGCGGGGCTGACGGCCCTGTCTCTGCTGCTGGTGCCGACGCTGTTCGTGCCGGTGGTGTTCCCGCTGTTCAAGCTCTATGGAGAATCCGCCGCCATCGCCACGGCGCTGGCGGTGACGGGCTTTCTGTCCATCCCCCTCCACGCCTACTCCATCTCCGCCGTCACCGGCGTGCTGCGGGCGGGCGGCGACGTGTTCTGGTCCACCCTGCTGGACGTGGGGCCCCAGTGGTGCATGGCCCTGCCCCTGACGGCGCTGCTGGCGCTGGTGCTGAAGGCGGACTACTGGTGGATCGCCGCCGCCATCCAGTCGGAGAGCCTGCTGAAGGTGCCGCTGTGCGCCCTGCGTATCCGCACGGGACAGTGGATCCACGACGTCACCGTCCGAAAGGAGCGTGGGCAATGA
- a CDS encoding cysteine desulfurase family protein, translating into MIYLDHAATTPLPEAVADTMYDVLRHQFGNPSAQYPLGREAKELVEEARRTIAGALGCQPSALHFTSCGTESDNWAIRAAAWQGRHTGRHIITTAVEHSAVLEPCRQLEQEGYEVTYLKPDRTGHISAGQVAEALREDTVLVSVMLVNNETGCLFPVADIARLLKERGSRALLHCDAVQGFLKVPCAPAGWGVDLMSLSAHKIGGPKGIGALYVRPDLRNLRPLLAGGGQEEGLRSGTEATAQIAGFAKAVALRQEGLEEKLAHMARIKAYCRERLLSIPGVVPVGGGEAPHILAVSLVGYPSANVINDLGSQGICLSAGSACHRGKASRGYAALGLDKRTAAGVLRLSFGPETTEGDIDALYEALLRHKNTRFSML; encoded by the coding sequence ATGATCTATCTGGACCACGCCGCCACCACGCCCCTGCCGGAGGCTGTGGCGGATACCATGTACGATGTGCTGCGCCATCAGTTCGGCAATCCCTCCGCCCAGTATCCTCTGGGCCGGGAGGCCAAGGAGCTGGTGGAGGAGGCACGCCGCACCATCGCCGGGGCGCTGGGGTGCCAGCCATCGGCCCTGCACTTCACCTCCTGCGGCACGGAGTCGGACAACTGGGCCATCCGGGCCGCCGCATGGCAGGGCCGCCACACGGGGCGGCACATCATCACCACTGCTGTGGAGCACAGCGCCGTGCTGGAGCCCTGCCGCCAGCTGGAACAGGAGGGGTATGAGGTCACCTACCTCAAGCCCGACCGCACGGGGCATATCTCCGCCGGGCAGGTGGCGGAGGCCCTGCGGGAGGACACGGTACTGGTGTCCGTGATGCTGGTGAACAACGAGACGGGGTGTCTCTTCCCTGTGGCGGATATCGCCCGGCTGCTGAAGGAGCGGGGGAGCCGTGCGCTCCTCCACTGCGACGCCGTGCAGGGCTTTCTGAAGGTTCCCTGCGCTCCGGCGGGGTGGGGCGTGGATCTGATGAGCCTGTCCGCCCACAAGATCGGCGGCCCCAAGGGCATCGGCGCTCTGTACGTCCGTCCGGACCTGCGGAACCTGCGGCCCCTGCTGGCCGGCGGCGGGCAGGAGGAGGGGCTGCGCTCCGGCACGGAGGCCACCGCTCAGATAGCGGGCTTTGCCAAGGCCGTGGCGCTGCGGCAGGAGGGGCTGGAGGAAAAGCTTGCCCACATGGCCCGCATCAAGGCCTACTGCCGGGAGCGGCTGCTGAGCATCCCCGGCGTGGTGCCGGTGGGCGGCGGCGAGGCCCCCCACATTCTGGCGGTATCTCTGGTGGGCTATCCCAGTGCCAACGTCATCAACGATCTGGGCAGTCAGGGCATCTGCCTGTCCGCAGGCTCCGCCTGTCACCGGGGCAAGGCCAGCCGGGGCTATGCCGCTCTGGGGCTGGATAAAAGGACCGCCGCCGGGGTGCTGCGGCTCAGCTTCGGGCCGGAAACCACGGAGGGCGACATCGACGCCCTGTACGAGGCGCTGCTGCGCCACAAAAATACGAGATTTTCCATGCTGTGA
- the mtaB gene encoding tRNA (N(6)-L-threonylcarbamoyladenosine(37)-C(2))-methylthiotransferase MtaB translates to MRVAIYTLGCKVNQYETQAMEQELQRRGHTLVDFESPADAYIINTCSVTAVSDKKSRQMIRRAKSRNPQAVVAACGCYVQTHTPEAQELGIDLIGGTGDRMEFLTLLEQAAEDHRSRVAVDEALRRRTFEVLPAGGMAARTRAMLKVEDGCVNFCTYCIIPYARGPVRSLPLEEAVRQTEQLRREGYREVVFTGIEISSWGQDFKDGRSLIDLLEAVSQAAGEMRLRLGSLEPRTVTEDFCRRAARLPNLCPQFHLSMQSGCDATLRRMNRRYDTARFLRSVTLLRQYFPRPAITTDLICGFPGETEEEFSQTLAFLRRCDFAQMHIFPYSIRPGTKAAEMEQVPGPVKEERAARASAVAAELHRAYLQGCVGQTYPVLFEQRKDGCAAGHAPNYMPVEVQTQEDYHNTVRHVKITGVVNDILMGEVT, encoded by the coding sequence ATGCGAGTTGCTATTTACACCCTCGGCTGCAAGGTCAACCAATACGAGACGCAGGCCATGGAGCAGGAGCTTCAGCGGCGTGGCCACACGCTGGTGGACTTTGAGTCCCCGGCGGACGCCTACATCATCAACACCTGCTCCGTCACCGCCGTCAGCGATAAAAAATCCCGGCAGATGATCCGCAGGGCCAAGAGCCGCAATCCCCAGGCCGTGGTGGCTGCCTGCGGCTGCTATGTGCAGACCCACACCCCGGAGGCTCAGGAGCTGGGCATCGACCTCATCGGCGGCACCGGCGACCGGATGGAGTTTCTGACCCTGCTGGAGCAGGCGGCGGAGGACCACCGCAGCCGTGTGGCGGTGGATGAGGCCCTGCGCCGCCGCACCTTCGAGGTGCTGCCTGCCGGAGGCATGGCGGCCCGGACACGGGCCATGCTGAAGGTGGAGGACGGCTGCGTCAACTTCTGCACCTACTGCATCATCCCCTACGCACGGGGGCCGGTGCGGTCCCTACCGCTGGAGGAGGCGGTGCGCCAGACGGAGCAGCTGCGGCGGGAGGGCTACCGGGAGGTGGTCTTTACCGGCATTGAGATCTCCTCCTGGGGACAGGATTTCAAGGACGGCCGCAGCCTCATCGACCTGCTGGAGGCGGTGTCGCAGGCGGCGGGAGAGATGCGCCTGCGGCTGGGCAGTCTGGAGCCCCGCACCGTGACGGAGGATTTCTGCCGCCGGGCCGCCCGGCTCCCCAACCTCTGCCCCCAGTTCCACCTGTCCATGCAGTCCGGCTGTGACGCCACCCTGCGGCGCATGAACCGCCGGTACGACACCGCCCGGTTCCTCCGGTCCGTGACTCTGCTGCGGCAGTACTTTCCCCGGCCCGCCATCACCACGGACCTGATCTGCGGCTTCCCCGGCGAGACGGAGGAGGAGTTCTCCCAGACGCTGGCTTTCCTGCGCCGCTGCGACTTTGCCCAGATGCACATCTTCCCCTACTCCATCCGCCCCGGCACCAAGGCGGCGGAGATGGAGCAGGTCCCCGGCCCGGTGAAGGAGGAGCGTGCCGCCCGTGCGTCGGCGGTGGCGGCGGAGCTGCACCGTGCCTATCTGCAGGGCTGCGTGGGCCAGACTTATCCCGTGCTCTTCGAGCAGCGCAAGGACGGCTGCGCCGCCGGCCATGCCCCCAACTATATGCCGGTGGAGGTGCAGACACAGGAGGATTACCATAACACCGTTCGTCATGTGAAGATCACAGGCGTAGTAAACGATATCCTGATGGGAGAGGTGACATAA
- the yfbR gene encoding 5'-deoxynucleotidase, translating into MEHFFAYTSRMRFISRWALMRNSQPENIQEHSHQVAVLAHALAVIRNRCFGGRVDPGTVAVAALYHDASEILTGDLPTPIKYYNPAIRDAYKQVEHIACGKLVGMLPPELQPDFAEALTPTDPEVEELVKAADKLSAHIKCLEELKAGNLEFRRAAEQTEQALDDFHLPELTYFREHFLPSFRLTLDEME; encoded by the coding sequence ATGGAACACTTTTTTGCCTATACGTCCCGGATGCGGTTCATCTCCCGCTGGGCGCTGATGCGTAACAGTCAGCCGGAGAACATTCAGGAGCACAGCCATCAGGTGGCAGTGCTGGCCCATGCGCTGGCGGTGATCCGCAACCGCTGCTTCGGTGGCCGGGTGGACCCCGGCACGGTGGCGGTGGCGGCCCTGTACCACGACGCCAGCGAGATCCTCACCGGGGATCTGCCTACCCCCATCAAGTACTACAATCCCGCCATCCGGGATGCCTATAAGCAGGTGGAGCACATCGCCTGCGGCAAGCTGGTGGGGATGCTGCCGCCGGAGCTGCAGCCGGACTTTGCCGAGGCCCTGACCCCCACAGACCCGGAGGTGGAGGAACTGGTGAAGGCGGCGGACAAGCTGTCTGCCCACATCAAATGTCTGGAGGAGCTGAAGGCCGGGAATCTGGAGTTCCGCCGGGCGGCGGAGCAGACGGAGCAGGCGCTGGATGATTTTCATCTGCCGGAGCTGACCTATTTCCGGGAGCATTTCCTCCCCAGCTTCCGGCTGACGCTGGATGAGATGGAGTAA
- the rpmF gene encoding 50S ribosomal protein L32 gives MAVPKGKVSKQRRNKRRSSVWKLATPGLVACTKCGALHLPHRMCPECGTYNGREVKQVKSVAAGK, from the coding sequence ATGGCAGTACCCAAGGGAAAAGTATCCAAGCAAAGACGCAACAAGAGACGCAGCTCCGTGTGGAAGCTGGCGACTCCCGGTCTGGTGGCCTGCACCAAGTGCGGTGCGCTGCATCTGCCTCACAGAATGTGCCCGGAGTGCGGTACCTACAATGGCCGTGAGGTCAAGCAGGTCAAGTCCGTGGCCGCTGGCAAATAA
- a CDS encoding YceD family protein has product MRLNVNRLLHTPDASQEVRFEMDLSQLDFGGAAPIIRPVTVEGRIRNQAGVLLCQLEMHTTLHCVCDRCMEEFDAPKSVSYSCVLAEEKQEEDSDEIILLEHDEVDLAELARDAFILDMDTKTLCSEDCKGLCPGCGVNLNREPCRCKKQVDPRLAKLASLLQEKE; this is encoded by the coding sequence ATGCGATTGAATGTAAACCGACTGCTGCATACCCCCGACGCCAGTCAGGAGGTCCGGTTTGAGATGGATCTGTCTCAGCTGGATTTCGGCGGCGCTGCGCCCATTATCCGTCCGGTCACTGTGGAAGGCCGTATTCGGAATCAGGCCGGGGTTCTGCTGTGCCAGCTGGAGATGCATACGACGCTGCACTGCGTGTGTGACCGGTGCATGGAGGAGTTCGATGCGCCCAAGTCCGTTTCTTACTCGTGCGTTTTGGCCGAGGAGAAGCAGGAGGAGGACAGCGACGAGATCATCCTGCTGGAGCACGACGAGGTGGATCTGGCGGAATTGGCCAGAGATGCGTTCATTCTCGACATGGACACGAAAACTCTTTGCTCCGAGGACTGTAAGGGTCTTTGCCCCGGCTGCGGCGTGAACCTCAACCGGGAGCCCTGCCGCTGTAAAAAGCAGGTGGATCCGAGGCTTGCCAAGCTGGCCAGTCTCCTGCAGGAGAAGGAGTAA
- a CDS encoding RluA family pseudouridine synthase: MRELTIGKNDAGQRVDRFVSKALPLLPPALLQKYIRLKRIKVNGGRAQRDQRLQEGDVLQLYINDEFFDKPREDNLFLTLFRPSLDIVYEDENLMLLNKRPGLVVHADETEKVNTLINHIQAYLYQKREWNPRWENAFTPALCNRIDRNTGGIVIAAKNAETLRIINQKIRDREIDKRYLCITVGAPRPPQGEVSCFLLKDEKKKQVAVYHRPVPGGKTAVTRYRTLETRGELSLLEVELLTGRTHQIRATMADLGCPLLGDGKYGDGSVNRRYGETRQALYSYRLTFDFPTDAGLLNYLRGRSFQVESVPFREKYFG; encoded by the coding sequence ATGCGGGAGCTGACCATCGGGAAAAATGACGCCGGACAGCGGGTGGATCGCTTCGTCTCCAAGGCCCTGCCGCTGCTGCCGCCGGCCCTGCTGCAAAAGTACATCCGCCTCAAGCGCATCAAGGTCAACGGAGGCCGGGCCCAGCGGGATCAGCGCCTGCAGGAGGGGGACGTGCTGCAACTATACATCAACGACGAGTTCTTCGACAAGCCCAGGGAGGATAATCTGTTCCTCACCCTGTTCCGCCCCAGCCTGGATATCGTCTACGAGGACGAGAATCTGATGCTGCTGAACAAGCGCCCCGGTCTGGTGGTCCACGCCGACGAGACGGAGAAGGTCAACACCCTCATCAACCACATTCAGGCATACCTCTACCAGAAGCGGGAGTGGAATCCCCGGTGGGAGAACGCCTTCACCCCGGCGCTGTGCAACCGCATCGACCGCAACACCGGCGGCATCGTCATCGCCGCCAAAAACGCCGAGACCCTGCGGATCATCAACCAGAAGATCCGGGATCGGGAGATCGACAAACGCTACCTCTGCATCACCGTGGGTGCGCCACGGCCCCCGCAGGGGGAGGTATCCTGCTTCCTGCTGAAGGACGAAAAGAAAAAGCAGGTGGCCGTATACCACAGGCCCGTTCCCGGCGGCAAGACCGCCGTTACCCGCTACCGGACGCTGGAGACCCGTGGGGAGCTGTCCCTGCTGGAGGTGGAGCTGCTGACGGGCCGCACCCACCAGATCCGTGCCACCATGGCGGACTTGGGCTGCCCCCTGCTGGGGGACGGCAAGTACGGCGACGGGTCGGTGAACCGCCGCTACGGCGAGACCCGGCAGGCTCTGTATTCCTACCGCCTGACCTTCGACTTCCCCACGGACGCCGGCCTGCTGAATTACCTCCGGGGCCGCAGCTTTCAGGTGGAGAGCGTCCCCTTCCGGGAGAAATACTTCGGCTGA
- the potA gene encoding spermidine/putrescine ABC transporter ATP-binding protein, producing MSKELIRLRDLCMAFDDELVLDHINLYINDSEFLTLLGPSGCGKTTTLRIIGGFTTPTSGDVTFDGVRINDVPPHKRQINTVFQKYALFPHLDVFENIAFGLRIAKVPADEIEQRVTEMLGVVSLKGFEHRRIHQLSGGQQQRVAIARALVNRPKVLLLDEPLGALDLRLRKDMQIELKRIQQQMGITFVYVTHDQEEALTMSDTVVVMDKGRIQQIGTPEDIYNEPKNAFVADFIGESNILNGVMVRDNVVKMYGREFPCVDGGFAPNEPVDVVIRPEDIDIVPVEQGQLVGTVTSVTFKGMQYDIIVDFRGFKWLIQTTDHSPEGARIGVKIDPDGFHIMKKSEYSGQFGDYSSYSEEYEELADASLETDEEESGDEE from the coding sequence ATGTCCAAAGAGTTGATTCGCCTGCGGGACCTCTGCATGGCGTTTGACGACGAGCTGGTTCTCGATCACATCAATCTGTATATCAACGATTCCGAATTCCTCACACTGCTTGGCCCCAGCGGCTGTGGCAAGACCACGACGCTGCGGATCATTGGCGGCTTCACGACGCCCACGTCGGGAGACGTCACCTTTGACGGTGTGAGGATCAATGACGTTCCGCCGCATAAGCGGCAGATCAACACTGTCTTTCAGAAGTATGCCCTGTTTCCCCATCTGGATGTCTTTGAAAACATCGCCTTTGGCTTGCGGATCGCCAAGGTGCCTGCCGACGAGATCGAGCAGCGGGTGACAGAGATGCTGGGCGTGGTGAGCCTGAAGGGCTTTGAGCACCGGAGGATCCATCAGCTCTCCGGCGGCCAGCAGCAGCGTGTGGCCATTGCCCGTGCGCTGGTGAACCGGCCCAAGGTGCTGCTGTTGGACGAGCCGCTGGGTGCCTTGGACCTGCGCCTGCGGAAGGATATGCAGATCGAGCTGAAACGGATCCAGCAGCAGATGGGCATTACCTTTGTATACGTTACCCACGATCAGGAGGAGGCCCTGACCATGTCCGACACCGTGGTGGTGATGGACAAGGGCCGTATCCAGCAGATCGGCACCCCGGAGGATATCTACAACGAGCCGAAGAACGCCTTCGTGGCGGACTTCATCGGTGAGAGCAATATTTTGAACGGCGTCATGGTCCGGGACAATGTGGTGAAGATGTACGGTCGGGAGTTTCCCTGCGTGGACGGCGGCTTCGCACCCAACGAGCCGGTGGACGTGGTCATCCGTCCGGAGGATATTGACATCGTCCCCGTGGAGCAGGGACAGCTGGTAGGTACCGTCACCAGCGTCACCTTCAAGGGGATGCAGTACGATATCATTGTGGACTTCCGGGGCTTCAAGTGGCTCATTCAGACCACGGATCACTCCCCGGAGGGCGCCCGCATCGGCGTGAAGATCGATCCCGACGGCTTCCACATTATGAAAAAGAGCGAATACTCCGGCCAGTTCGGAGATTACAGCTCCTACTCCGAGGAGTATGAGGAGCTGGCGGACGCCTCTCTGGAGACGGACGAGGAGGAGAGCGGGGATGAAGAATAA
- a CDS encoding ABC transporter permease translates to MKNKLSRFAVPYEVWMAIFVVAPIVIMVVYAFSSADGGFTLDNFVQMGGYTEVFLRSFKLAIIATMICLIIGYPVSYLMSREGASFQRTAMVLIMLPMWMNFLLRTYSWMTILENNGLLNQLFQKIGLISLYNHIFGTNLEYFPMMNTQGAVVLGMVYNYLPFMILPIYSVIIKLDHSLLEAARDLGAGSMTVFRRVILPLSLPGVVSGITMVFVPSVSTFAISRMLGGGTELLLGDLIERQFLGGAYNPQLGAAISLVMMIIVLVCMLVMNRFGEGEEQAVKL, encoded by the coding sequence ATGAAGAATAAGCTCTCCCGGTTCGCCGTACCCTACGAGGTATGGATGGCGATCTTCGTGGTGGCCCCCATTGTCATTATGGTGGTCTACGCCTTTTCTTCCGCCGACGGCGGCTTTACTCTGGATAACTTCGTGCAGATGGGGGGCTATACGGAGGTGTTCCTCCGGTCCTTCAAGCTGGCCATCATTGCCACGATGATCTGTCTGATCATCGGCTACCCGGTGTCCTATCTCATGAGCCGGGAGGGGGCCTCCTTTCAGCGGACGGCCATGGTGCTCATTATGCTGCCCATGTGGATGAACTTCCTGCTGCGGACCTATTCGTGGATGACCATTCTGGAAAACAACGGTCTTTTGAACCAGCTGTTCCAGAAGATCGGCCTTATCAGCCTCTATAATCACATCTTCGGCACCAACTTGGAGTATTTCCCCATGATGAATACCCAGGGGGCTGTGGTGCTGGGCATGGTGTATAACTACCTGCCCTTTATGATCCTGCCCATCTATTCCGTCATCATCAAGCTGGACCACTCCCTGCTGGAGGCCGCCCGTGATCTGGGGGCCGGCAGTATGACGGTGTTCCGCCGGGTGATCCTGCCCCTGTCCCTGCCGGGCGTGGTGTCGGGCATCACCATGGTGTTCGTGCCGTCGGTGTCCACCTTCGCCATCAGCCGGATGCTGGGCGGCGGCACGGAGCTGCTGCTGGGCGACCTCATTGAGCGGCAGTTTCTGGGGGGTGCCTACAACCCCCAGCTGGGCGCCGCCATTTCGCTGGTGATGATGATTATCGTGCTGGTATGTATGCTGGTGATGAATCGCTTCGGTGAGGGCGAGGAACAGGCGGTGAAGCTATGA
- a CDS encoding extracellular solute-binding protein produces MSRTQNRFGDRLLMALVFLFLYAPIIILIVFSFDAGTSSSVWKGFSLKWYESLLSNRLIMNSVYTTLLVSLLSTIVASIAGTFAAIGLYAMSRRRRAAVNAVNNIPMMNADIVTGVSLCLLFVVFFNGWGAFAGWMNSWQSLVVLPERLTMGFGTLLIAHICFNIPYVILSVGPKLRQMDRNLIDAAQDLGCTWMQAFWRVVIPEIKPGIVSGALTAFTMSVDDFIISYFTAGTSSSTLAMTIYGMTKKRVSPEINAISTLLFVTVLVLLAVVNLRESRADHRLKAEHHTAPAAHHPNRSKLHKTLRRVGAGLAACVLVVTLIVTGRSARSDRVVNVCSWGEYIDESLITQFEEETGIRVNYQTAESNEALYSLIKMGGADFDVIVPSDYMIARLIDEDMLAELDYSHIPNFDLIADTYKNLSYDPENKYTVPYTWGTLGIIYNTTMVSQPITSWSAMFDPQYAGQVLMINNSRDALAAALLYLGYSINTTDENQLEEAFALLKQAKDSGVYQAFVMDEVFQKMEGGNAAVAMYYAGDYLTMLENNEDLAFVVPEEGSNWFVDAMCILKSSQHMSEAEEWINFIASTKANLANMDYIWYASPNGEALEEYPAYYEEVNEEPLDPEIYEIMAPSEEVLRRCEIYENLPAETLRLYDRLWTRLGV; encoded by the coding sequence ATGAGCCGCACCCAGAATCGCTTTGGCGACCGGCTGCTGATGGCGCTGGTGTTCCTGTTTCTCTATGCACCCATCATCATCCTGATCGTCTTTTCCTTCGATGCCGGTACCAGCTCCAGCGTGTGGAAGGGCTTCTCCCTGAAATGGTACGAGTCCCTTCTCTCCAACCGGCTCATTATGAACAGCGTCTATACCACGCTGCTGGTGTCGCTGCTGTCCACCATCGTGGCGTCCATCGCCGGCACCTTCGCCGCCATCGGCCTGTACGCCATGAGCCGCCGCCGTCGTGCGGCGGTGAACGCCGTCAACAACATCCCCATGATGAATGCGGATATCGTCACCGGCGTCAGCCTGTGCCTGCTGTTCGTGGTGTTCTTCAACGGCTGGGGCGCTTTCGCCGGGTGGATGAATTCGTGGCAGTCTTTGGTGGTGCTGCCGGAGCGCCTGACCATGGGCTTCGGCACACTGCTGATCGCCCATATCTGCTTCAACATCCCCTATGTGATCCTGTCCGTGGGACCCAAGCTGCGCCAGATGGACCGCAACCTCATCGATGCGGCGCAGGATCTGGGCTGCACGTGGATGCAGGCCTTCTGGCGTGTGGTGATCCCGGAGATCAAGCCCGGTATCGTCTCCGGCGCTCTGACGGCCTTCACCATGTCTGTGGATGACTTCATCATCAGCTACTTCACCGCCGGTACCAGCTCCTCCACGCTGGCCATGACCATCTATGGCATGACCAAAAAGCGGGTCAGCCCGGAGATCAACGCCATCTCCACCCTGCTGTTCGTGACGGTGCTGGTGCTGCTGGCCGTCGTGAACCTGCGGGAGAGCCGTGCCGACCACCGCCTGAAGGCGGAGCACCACACCGCCCCAGCGGCCCATCACCCCAACCGCAGCAAGCTCCATAAGACCCTGCGCCGTGTGGGGGCGGGACTGGCAGCCTGCGTGCTGGTGGTGACGCTGATCGTCACCGGCCGCTCCGCCCGGTCCGACCGGGTGGTGAACGTGTGCTCCTGGGGCGAGTATATCGACGAGAGCCTCATCACCCAGTTTGAGGAGGAGACCGGCATCCGGGTCAACTACCAGACGGCGGAGAGCAACGAGGCTCTGTACTCCCTCATCAAAATGGGAGGCGCCGACTTCGATGTCATCGTCCCCTCGGACTATATGATCGCCCGGCTCATTGACGAGGATATGCTGGCGGAGTTGGATTACAGCCACATCCCCAACTTTGACCTCATTGCCGATACCTATAAGAACCTCAGCTACGACCCGGAGAACAAGTACACCGTCCCCTATACATGGGGTACACTGGGCATCATCTACAACACCACCATGGTCTCTCAGCCTATCACCAGCTGGAGCGCCATGTTCGACCCCCAGTACGCCGGACAGGTGCTGATGATCAACAACTCCCGTGACGCTCTGGCGGCGGCCCTGCTGTATCTGGGATACAGCATCAATACCACCGACGAGAACCAGCTGGAGGAGGCCTTTGCCCTGCTGAAGCAGGCCAAGGACAGCGGCGTGTATCAGGCTTTCGTCATGGATGAGGTGTTCCAGAAAATGGAGGGCGGCAACGCTGCTGTGGCCATGTACTATGCCGGCGATTACCTGACCATGCTGGAGAATAACGAGGACCTGGCCTTCGTTGTCCCGGAGGAGGGCAGCAACTGGTTTGTGGATGCCATGTGCATCCTGAAGAGCAGCCAGCATATGTCCGAGGCGGAGGAGTGGATCAACTTCATCGCATCTACAAAGGCCAATCTGGCCAACATGGACTACATCTGGTACGCCTCCCCCAACGGCGAGGCGCTGGAGGAGTACCCGGCCTACTATGAGGAGGTCAACGAGGAGCCGCTGGACCCGGAGATCTACGAGATCATGGCCCCCTCGGAGGAGGTGCTCCGTCGCTGTGAGATCTATGAGAATCTCCCCGCTGAGACCCTGCGCCTGTACGATCGCCTCTGGACCCGTCTGGGCGTGTAG
- a CDS encoding ACT domain-containing protein has product MKAIVTVVGRDQVGIIAGVCGTLAQHGVNVLEISQTIMEGCFTMMMVVDLAGCQGSFEQLRTDITAYSEARDLSLRIQREDIFDAMHKL; this is encoded by the coding sequence ATGAAAGCCATCGTGACCGTGGTAGGAAGAGATCAGGTGGGCATCATTGCCGGTGTGTGCGGCACACTGGCCCAGCATGGGGTCAACGTGCTGGAGATCAGCCAGACCATCATGGAGGGGTGCTTTACCATGATGATGGTGGTGGATCTGGCAGGGTGCCAGGGTTCCTTCGAGCAGCTGCGGACCGACATCACCGCCTACAGCGAGGCCCGTGACCTGTCTCTGCGTATCCAGCGGGAGGACATCTTCGACGCAATGCACAAGCTGTAA